The sequence GAAAGCTGCTTTCCAGAGAAAGTATATCCTAAAGAAATATTTTTACATCTTACAAAGGAGCCATCCTCTACGAATTTGTCCGAATTCCTGTTGTTATCATTAGTATTATCATTTCTAAGCCCTGGGATCCTTGTTTCCGGGTTAGTCACTCTTACGTTATTGATATCAGTGGCTTCTCCGGCGGGATCAATTAAAGTAACTTTCGCATAGTCGTTTAATGACTTGAAATAACCAAAGCTGGTACCAGGGTATTCTCCATTTACGCGAAGCTGGTTAAAAACTTTGTTACCAAAGTTTGCAGCAAAAAATATATTCAGATCAAGATTCTTATAGGAGAAAGTATTATTGAAACCAATCTGGTATTTCGGTATAGGAGAACCCAGAAACGTTTGATCATGTTCATCAATAATGCCGTCACCATTCAGATCTTTGAACTTCAGATCACCATACCAGATGCTTCCGCCGGCAGCCCCTACTGGCAATGGCACGCCATTTTTAGTGGGTCGTGCGTGTGTTTCTAAATCTTTTTTGGTTGCATATACGCCTCCATCAATAACATATCCGTAAAACTCGCCGATAGATCTGCCTACAACTGTTTTGTTGTACTGCTTGTCCAGTGAAGCGCCATCTGTATTGAGCCTAAGTACTTCATTAATATTGCGGGAAACGGTTATGTCAGTTTTCCAGGTAAAATTTTGGGTCTTAATACTGGTAGAACTGATCCTGAAATCGATGCCCTTATTATTCACCATACCTACATTCACATACGGCGCGTCCATCGAGCCTGGCGAATAACCAATCGCTGTTCCGGAATACATAGGTAAAGGAATTTGCAGGACGAGACCATCAGTTCTGCGATTATAAAAATCCAGGGAGAAGTTTATTCTCCAGTTAAACAGCGTTCCGTCTACCCCTATGTTGGCATATTTCGTTTTCTCCCATTGTACATAAGGGTTTCCTACATTCTGGGTAAGCTGTGCGATGCCCGTCAGCCCGGTAGCTACAGTACCCAGTGTGGAGGTATAGGCATAATCCCGGATATTCTGATTATTCGTTAATCCATAACCCAGACGCAACTTTAACTCATTAATATTCTTTACTGTTTTCAGAAACCCTTCATTATTCAATTTCCATGCAAATGCGCCTGAGTAGGTAGTCACCCAGCGGTTTTCAACGGCAAACTTTGAAGAGCCGTCTGCACGAAGATTGGCAGTAAACAGGTACTTATCATTGATACCAAAATTAATACGGCCAAAGTACGATTCCTGGGCATTTTGTCCTTTACTTCCGCTATTGGTGGCAGTGGTTGGATCACCACTACTGATTACCTGCACATTATTGGAAGGGAAATTCGATCTGGATGCACCGACACCTTCACTGGTGCCAAGTTGCGCTTCATGTCCCAGTAATACATTTACATTGTATCTGTTTTTAAACAGATGTGCATATGTAAGGAAGTTCCTTATCGTTGTATATAAATTTTGCGAATATTCGTAAGACGCGCTGTTGGTATTATTTTTTACAAGGCCAAAGGTATAGGAAGGGTTAAAACGATCTTGCGTTGCCATCGAAAAGCTTGCTGTTGCTTCATTCCGAAGGCTCAGATCTTTGGTAAAGGCAACTTCAGCATATAAATTTCCAAAAAGCTGATTCCTTTTTGCCAGGTCTTTATTAATGAGGGCTATCGCATAAGGGTTCACGGTACTATTCACCCATCCATTCGGATTATAAGCCCCTCCCCAGCTACCGTCCTCATTTTTTACAGCGATATCGGGCGTCTGACTTAATGCAGTGTTAATTACATTCGAGCTGGTCGAATTCACACTCTCTTTCATACTAACTAATTGCAGGCTGGTACCAATTTTTAACCAACTGGTTGTTCTATTGTCCAGATTGAGTCTTAATGAAATCCTTCTGAAATTGGAGCCAAGGGCAATACCTTCCTGGTTGAAATAAGACCCTGACAGCAGATACTGTGTTCTTACATCTCCTCCATTAATAGTTAAAGTATGGTTGGACATCGGCGCA is a genomic window of Chitinophaga sp. LS1 containing:
- a CDS encoding TonB-dependent receptor; the encoded protein is MKSTKMIRLRILPLLGILLGFLSGINLSAQTTKINGRIISKDKSSPIPGATVTLKNTSRFAITDESGRFTIDASTGSVLVVSMIGYQKNEIFAKTTFVEVEMTENISQLEDVVVIGYGKVKRPDVTGAISSVSGEEIRKTQPVTLDQALQGKVSGLVVQQISGQPGGAVSVQIRGLSSFGGGSPMYVIDGIIIGSTASLGSGVNPLAGLNPSEVESIDVLKDASATAIYGSQATNGVIVITTKRGQVAPPSISYDMYAGYQQIPKKLPVMNLREYATFINERNTGLGWGFDTRPEFVNPKYLGEGTNWQEELFRNAPMSNHTLTINGGDVRTQYLLSGSYFNQEGIALGSNFRRISLRLNLDNRTTSWLKIGTSLQLVSMKESVNSTSSNVINTALSQTPDIAVKNEDGSWGGAYNPNGWVNSTVNPYAIALINKDLAKRNQLFGNLYAEVAFTKDLSLRNEATASFSMATQDRFNPSYTFGLVKNNTNSASYEYSQNLYTTIRNFLTYAHLFKNRYNVNVLLGHEAQLGTSEGVGASRSNFPSNNVQVISSGDPTTATNSGSKGQNAQESYFGRINFGINDKYLFTANLRADGSSKFAVENRWVTTYSGAFAWKLNNEGFLKTVKNINELKLRLGYGLTNNQNIRDYAYTSTLGTVATGLTGIAQLTQNVGNPYVQWEKTKYANIGVDGTLFNWRINFSLDFYNRRTDGLVLQIPLPMYSGTAIGYSPGSMDAPYVNVGMVNNKGIDFRISSTSIKTQNFTWKTDITVSRNINEVLRLNTDGASLDKQYNKTVVGRSIGEFYGYVIDGGVYATKKDLETHARPTKNGVPLPVGAAGGSIWYGDLKFKDLNGDGIIDEHDQTFLGSPIPKYQIGFNNTFSYKNLDLNIFFAANFGNKVFNQLRVNGEYPGTSFGYFKSLNDYAKVTLIDPAGEATDINNVRVTNPETRIPGLRNDNTNDNNRNSDKFVEDGSFVRCKNISLGYTFSGKQLSKASIKYLRVYFNVSNAFIITNYKGMDPEIGSWDPLSAGVDGGFYPQPRVFTLGANVRLSK